A stretch of DNA from Cryptomeria japonica chromosome 4, Sugi_1.0, whole genome shotgun sequence:
AGAATCAGACATAATTAGGGCATATAAGGCCTATTGTACTTGAAAAATCAGTTATAAAAagaatacatatagtacttgaataattaattatagaaagATGTGCAAGCAATAAGTATGAGAACTGTAAATGTAACTTTGCGACTATGTAAAATTTACactaataaacataaaaaaatgacaatgattgcattgaaatttgaatatTCACAATGGTGGGTAGATTTTTGGAACTTTGGGAGCAAAACAAGAATAAGAATTGAAATGAAACTTTGGTATACAAAGTGAAGTTTAAACTAAGTAATAAACATAAAAAcatggaaatgattgcattaacaataagaatagTGGGTGGAGGTTTAGGGTCAAGAGGCAGTTCCCCACAAAGCCCCCAACAGAatcaaggggtagcacccctagtGGGTTCTAGGCGCAAGCACaaattaggcctccaaaatttcACAAATCTTCATAATGAATGTTATTTTCACAATTGTTTCACCATTTTACGTTTAGGGTTGGAGTTTTTGGCTAGGGGTCGTGGGAGACTCTTAGGCATTCCCAGGATGTTCCGCCATCGCTGATGTCACGGTGGCAGTTGCAATGCTGTGGGGGGACATTTTGCCTGAGTCCTTGTGTCTTGGAAACATCCCCGTCCAGGAAACATACGGATTTTACGAGGATTTTTTTTTGGGGGGAGGAGGGTGGGTTGCATTCCCTTTGTTCAATGTATATTATTAATATTGTATAGGGcttataaatattattaaacacACATATATCTTATTGTATATTGAACAATTGAGCATTTTTGATCTGCAATTTACATCAAAATAAGTTTGAACTTAGGCTCCATAATGGCATTAACTTTACAAATCATTATACAACGGTTACTTGTTTCACAACCAGTGGAAGGAATATGAAACCTGCATTCTTATGCAATATGTCCTTTCCTTTTGCAAATGAAACAAAAGATGGACTCTTTAGCTTGTTTTCCCATATGCTCTGTTGCctattaaattctttaaaatgctcTTTTCCTCAGATAAATGCTGCATCATTGAAGGTTTAAACTATCAATACTGGTTCCATTTGAAGCTCTTATCTTTTTAAGTTCGATGCTGTTTATGACATTTATGGCCTATAATAATGGGTCTTAGATAAATCTTTATTCATAAAGCTCTAATTTTAAAAATGGGGTATATTTGAGGCTCTTACCTTTATTAATAGATTGATGCTATAAAAGACATCTGCAGCCTATAAATTTCTAGAGGAGTAATTTTGCTCAATTCCATCTCTATGTGTAATCAGGTAGACACAgatgttttgttgatttttttttattcaatCAATGTTGATTTCAACAAAGAATGAGGATTGAGTTTTGGAGATGCGCTATGATATATGAGTGGTGAAGAGATCATCAGCAATATACTGAATCCAGATTCACCTAAGAAGAGTAGGAAGATTACCCTTGTGTCCTATTTGATGGTGATTGCCTCTTTTTCATGACCATTTAAATTTAGCTTACTGATAAGTAATACAAGCACAAATGGGATAGACTATGCCATAGGGTGACAGAGAATTGTAGCAACTATTGAATCTGCACTCACCTCGGTATTTGGAAAATCACCCTTGCAGTCTATATGACAGTGAATGCTATTTGTTCATGGCTATCTGAAAATAGCTGATTTCAATGTTCTCCGCTACTGTCATTGTTGGCTTTTAAAATTTTTATTACTCTAGTATTCTATTTTTTTGTATCTGATATATTTGCCTCACTTCAATGTAAAAATCCAGTGAGATAATTTCTAATTTTAGTGAACTTAGAAATGCTGCATTGTTTCAGGAAAAAGCATTTTAACATTAATTTCTGGTTTAAGATTCTGCACTCACCTAATAGTATCGAGAAGAGCACCCCTGCAGTCTATGTGACAGTGAATGCTAGTTGTCATGGCCATCTGAAAATAGCTGATTTCAATGTTCTCTGCCACTTTCATTGttggtttttttaaatttaattactctagtattcttttctttgtatctgaAAATTTTGGGTCACTTCAATGTAAAAATCCAGTGAGATAATTTCTAATTTTACTGGACTTAGAAATGCGGCATTATTTCACAAAAAACATTTTACAGTAATTTCTGATTTAACATTTGGCAGTTTAATCACCACATTAAATTCAAGCAAATTAATGTTTTCCTCTTGAGAACAAAATTGGTTAATGCTTTGAGGCTTCTTAAATGGGCATTAACCACACCTAACCCACATAGAAAAGAAGGTACTACACAAGACATAACAGTTGGTGGCTCCTGTACACTCTTAAGTAAAGTATTGTACCTTTAAATCTGAGAAATGGGGGAAACACGTCTCCAAGCGGATATTTGTAGTTATATGCACCTAGATTGAACATAAAGATAAGGAAGAAACCTAGCTTATAATAAGACGAGCATATGAAATCCTAATCATGCTCCATCTACCATGTGGGTGCTATATCATATTTGCATAGGGCAAACTGTCTCCATAAGACATAGGATTGCTGCATACCAAAGTACAGATTTTAtaataaaagaattcattaaacATTACcacataaaatatattattttttaagagCACAACATATTTGTTCAGCATTTTGGAGATTGGATTGTGGTTCTCATTGTATTCGGACGTTAATATGACAAGCCATCATGGCTTTTGTATTACAATCCAAATATTACTAGGCTTCTTTCCCATAACCCTGATGATGGATCAGAAAAGAGACCCAAAACGCAGGTACTATTGAGCATTACACAGACGAGTCCAAAAAACCTACATATAAGCAATACTGCAAAAATTCAGTCAAACAAAATTTAAATACTGCTATGTACTGGTAACGATTTTAGGATTTATGGAATTCTATATTAACATTTGGGTTTATGACAGTTGCCTATCTCTTGAAAACTCAGTTGTGTGTTCATCTCCTGATGAGATAGTTTTGATCTTTGATAGTCTGTTTTTTGCGTGTGAGACTGTTATGGTTCTTGACCTTGGGCATTATGTTTTTCAATTCCTAGTCATGTTACCTGCAGTTATGTGAACAGGATTTGCTTTGTGGAAGTTCTATGCTTATTTGCCTTATTCACTAATCTTCATGTCCTTAACATTTTTATTTGATAAAGCTACCTGAAACCAGCTGCTGGTTCAATTGTTTCTAGGATCCAAGCATCAAAGAATTAGCTGAGCAGATTGCAAAGGATCCTGCATTCAATAAGATGGCCGAGCAGTTGCAACAAAGTGTGCATGGTGCAGGACAAGACAGTGCTCCACAGCTAGATACACAGCAGTACTTCTCTACAATGCAGCAAGTTATGCAGAATCCTCAATTCATGAACATGGCTGAGCGGCTTGGTAGTGCTCTTATGCAGGTGTGGATGGTGGGATGCCACCTAGTATGAAAAGATTTAATCCTGATTGAGTTTTGTTTCAACATTGACAATTGTAATTCTCTAGTGACTAATTTGTTATTGACTATGCAATGTTGCAGGATCCATCAATGTCTAGTATGTTAGAGAGTCTTGCAAATCCTACTCACAAAGAGCAGTTGGAGGAACGCATGGCACACATTAGGGATGACCCAGCTTTGAAGCCTATACTTGAGGAGATTGAGACTGGAGGTCCAGCTGCAATGATGAAGTAGGACCATCATTTCTAAATAATTTATTAGATTCAAATTCTAAGTTCACACAATGATTGAAGTAGGACCATCATTTCTAAATAATTTATTAGATTCAAATTCTAAGTTCACACAATGATTGAAGTAGGACCATCAATTACAAAAAAATTCTGGTGTTGTCAATTCTTTGTTTACATAAAATGATAAGGGAGTGGTTAAAATGTGGTGAATTTGTCTAAATTTTTGGTTGATTATGCCTTTTGTTTTCAGATACTGGAATGATCCAAATGTGTTGACCAAGTTAGGGCAGGCTATGGGTGTTGGGATTCCGGGTGACATTCCTGCCTCCAATGAGGCAACTAGTGcagaagaaattgaagaggaatatGGGTATGAGGAGGAAGATGAGCCTACTGTCCATCACGCGGCTAGTGTTGGTGATGTTGAGGTATGCATTTTCTTTAAAGACGACTTTTAGTAATAATGGTGAATAAATAAACGATGGGTGTGCAGGATAAGGAAAGTGGTGCATCTGGTGTAATACATTTAACTAGGAAGAGCTTCTCTGAAGATTTGAAGCTTCTTTTTGAATGGGAAATGGCTCTCGTGTAAAATTTTATATTTGGGTTCCATCCTAATTATATTTATATGCTGTCTGAAAAATTGAGGAACTGACGGGGGGAAAAATATCATGACAAAACTGCATGACAGATTCTAAAATTTCTATTGCATAACCAGGTTCTAGGTGGGCTGACATGGTACTAAAACAATTTTCTAGGTTTAGATTTGGACTCTTCTTGGTTGGCATGGTTTATATTTAGACTAAGCTGATGAAAAGGAAACGAATTTCTCAAATCTTTGCTCttgttcattttatttttgaaGTGTTTCATGGGGTTTCCATGTATGTTATTTTCGGTGCATGGTGGGCACTCCACATGAATAATAGAGTTCTTTTCGCAGATTTGTCTTTCTTTTGGATCACATAACGCAAGATTTCTAAAAATTGTTCTGAACTACAATTATGCTTGAGATATCCTTGCGGCACAAGTTTCTTGACAGAGATTTATATACCAGGACAGTCATTATCTTGATTGTTTTGTGGAGATTACATACACCATGGCTGTAGTGGGAAAGGTCACAGGTTTGTAGCCTGTTGTAAGTGGTGTATTAGTACAGAAATTTCGGTTGACATAAGTCTAATGACTTTTGAATATCTAAATGTGGCCAGATCAAGTACATTATTTTACATGTTGTATTGTATTGGAACAAAGATGGCATCTTGTTGAAATGTGTTGATAATGATTAGGCTTCTAAGATACTTGAAGAAATGCACAGCAGATTCTGTGGAGGCCCATGGTTAAGACAACTACACATAAGATTCTTAGGTTTGGTTACAGGTGGCCTGCTCTTTTTGCTAACACCCAGAAAATGGTAAGAAAATATGAAGCCTGTCAGGTAAATTGAATTATTTTGGAGCTTTGCCTTTAAGAACAATGGCTGTAGAAGCCGCTTTCCACAAATTGGGCATAGACTTCATTGGTGAGATTGTTGAGAAGTCCAGTTGGGGACATAGATGGATCCTAGTTGCAACCGATtactttactaagtggattgaagtagtctcTATCAAGAAGGCACCTTGTAAAATGGTTGAGGATTTCATCATAGAACACATTGTTGTAAGGTACAAAGTACCTATCAGGCTGGTTATTGACAATGCAATGTGTTTCAAGTATGAAGAATCTGTGGATTTTTGTAATGACTATGGAATCAGTCTACCTTATCATCCACAAagaaatggacaagtagaatcaAACAACAAAAGcttgatgaaaatcatcaaaagAGTGATCTGGAAAACAAAAGTTCATGGGATACGAAGTTGAAACTTGCATTATGTGTTGACATAGTAACAATGAAAAAGGCTACGGTAAAGTCCCCATATGATCTGGTATATGGGCTGTATGCAAGAATGCTTGTAAATAACTTGTTGCCAATTTTAGATATATCCAAGAGTTTTCTGAAAACATTAATGATGCCATGATTAATAGGATAAGTCAGCTCATTGAATTGGATGAGTCAAGAAGGTTTGCACAAAAAATTAACATCAAGCAAACAAGTCAAATACCTTTTTGACAACAAGGCATCCGATGGGATATTTGAAGTGAATGACATGGTGTTGATGTGAAATGCTAGAATCCAAGATAAAGGTATACATGGCTAGTTCGATCCTCTTTAGAAAGGCTCTTATTTGATCATAAACACCCATGGTGAAAACTCATACTTCTTGCAAAGTCTTAGTGGTAATCTTCAGGAATTGCCAATGCATGGATAGTTCTTGAAACCCTATTTTGCTTAAAATAGTTTTCATTTCCATGCACATTAcattttatgttattttttgtACTAtcatttgtttgtttttgtttagtTTGCTCAGAGATTTCTGGAAGCTTGTCATGATTCGTTGAAGCTTGCGTCCCCAATTAGAGCCATTGGTAGTGCCTTTGTTAATTTTAAAGTTTGTCTAGTGTTTTCAAAAGGGTTTAATTCATATGCCCTATCTTAAACGCTAAACCCTCTTGGCTCGATTGCTTTTTGTTTTATTTCGCAATTGACCTATTGCCCCTGGTTGTTAGTAACTCTAGTTACAACTTATGCCATTTCATGTCGATGGTTATCGGCTTTGTTATCCTAAGGCCCCTTATCGTTTTTGGTCTCGAGCGCTTTTAATTTTTCCTAAGCTTTGAGGAGAGCCTTATGTTGTGGTCCTTGCATACTGTTTGAGCTATTGCTAGTTTTCAATTTCCTATTGCAACACTCACCGCTCTTCTATCAAGAGTTCATTGAAGTGGTCCCACCTTAAAGTCATGATGACACAAAATTGCGCTAtgtaattgttgtcacaaaagtttgcacccttgttgagctatcaatcTAGCAACCTCGTGAAAcgtggaaacaaccccaaagtgtcgGACCTTGCACAAGGGGTTGAATCTGTGGAGAAGGCTAGCTTGCTTCCTTTTCCAGGTGCAAGTGTTGACTAACCCAACATTtcaaattctacttctaaacctactctaatagcttgtaggagaaaagggaagaaggaaatgtagaaaatgaaaggaggtgatgcaccaagataagagatgtctcTCTCCTTGctccgaaatgacacaaagaatcaatcaaaataccatggagatgcacaaacttcaattgtatAAATTGTTAATGTTTGCGTACGCTGCAGGAGATTTTATTTTCCCTGCAATGGTTGTATAACCATTTTGTTGATATCGTGCCTTACGTGTATTTacatgtatgcttcatgccttatgcGTATTTACTTCtatgcttcatgccttacatgCATGCTTCATGGCTTATGTGTATTTATGCATGTATTCTTCATGCCTTACGCGTATTTgcttgtatgcttcatgccttacgtTTATTTATGTGCACGCTTCATGcattatgtgtatttatgtgtgtatacttcatgccttacaTCTATTTATGTGTATACtacatgccttatgtgtatttgtgtatgcttcatgccttacgtGTATTTACTTGTATGCGTCATGCCTTCTGTGTATTTATGCGTGTATACTTCATGCGGTATGTctatttatgtgtatgcttcattCCTTACGTGCATACTTCATGCCTTATGTGCATGCTtcataccttatgtgtatttatgatCGCATCATGCTTGCTGGCATCGTCTACCTTTTCTCTTCGCATTCCTTCCGATTAGAGGTTCTTTTATGGCAACATTGTTTTCTTTTGGCTCCTGTCGGTGCCGGAGTTTGTATCTTCAAGTTTTGTAACTGCCATTGAGTGGATGGTGTCGTGGCTTTCCGCCTTTCTTCATCACAAGATATCCTTTCGTGCCTTGGTTCTTCTATATTTAGCGCGGTGAAATTCTTAAGGAGAGTAGTTTTTACATAAATATGTGTTGGTGTTTTATCGTGGAGAAATTCGGGAATATTATCTTCTTCAGAATCGTTGCATCTTCATCAGTCTTTCTGTATTATCTCTCTGTGTTCTATTGATGTGTGATCCTTCATACTGCAGTAAGGATATATGACGAATGTATGATAGAAGCCTTTCATTTATCAGAGAAGTTTGTTGGCTTATGCTGATGGTTGTTAAGGAGATAACAATCATGTTTAGTTCATTACATGAGAACATTGTATCAGATTCGTGTCTTTAATAAAATTCAACTTTGTGTGGCTGGGTTTTTTACCCTCAGGTGGAGCCCAGGATAAATTCtgtgtatcttgttcttgtgaGATTTTCTAAGTTTCAGATTTCTGTGTCTTACCTTTTTGGTTCTATCATTAACATAAATGACACCGaacacatgtatggaggttaggGCTTGCTGAATGCCAAAAGGGAAGAAGATTTTCCACAGATCACACAaagaaacaagttaacacagcatatgtGTCAGTGAAAGCCACAAAATACACACCTGACATGAAGATAAGAAGACATACACAACATGCGCAGTCaaagaggcaagaatgatgatttcaattcattcatAGTCCAACGGCCAAACTTATAGTTGCAgaaatgcagaaaaatatactaatcctcaagagaagtgaaagagcaaaaGATAGCTCAAGCTGACAGGGAGATAACCTTTACGTGAAAGCCACAAAATACACACTTGACATGAAGGTAAGAAGACGTACACAACATGTGCAGTCAAAGAGGCAAGATTGATTATTTGAATTTCAATTGATTCACAGGCCAacggccaaacttacagttgcagaaatgtagAATAATATACAAATcctcaagagaagtgaaagagcaaaaAATAGCTCAAGCTAGTAGGGAGAGaacctttacaatgaggcttagtAGCCTATTTTTAGCAAATTGGTCGCAGAGAAGAAACCATTGATAAAGGAGGGGAAACCCTGATTCTGGCGTGTATAGGTGAATGTCAATTTGAGAAGATGGAGAAGTGGCCGGATTTGACATGAGTGTGCGTGCAAGAATCTTGACCATACCCTGAAAAATCTTAGGGGGTTTGAAGGAAATTAAGCTAAATCTTGTCAATCCTCATCTTATCGTTATCTGCTTTTGCATCATTTGTGTCTTGTTGTATTTTAAAATGATGCAAGTGAAGGGAAACTCACCCAAAAtattgcagagcccaaagtgtggAGAGTTGGAAAAAATTCTCTATTAAGTTAGCCACTGACCTGAGAGTCTCAAGTATTAGAAGTAGCTTATATATAGAGACAATTGGGcaatcagttggaaacaccaacattCCCCTCTCTGCCACTCCTTCCCTCCTTTATTTAACAAGCCTAGGTCTGCTATCGTCTTTTCATTTGCTCTctttatcttgatgatggatcatgtatTCTGATCTGAACTATTGATGAAAAAAAACAGTTTAAACCAAAAGCCTTCATTCACAAAAACACCACTTCCTAAAAAAAACTGTTCCATCTTCAACATTTGTTGAAAATTCGAAGCTCCTGAAAAAAGCCTGTTGCTAGAGTCGTACATTTGGTACTAAGATAACCCATTGTAACAGTTGGCAATATAACTGCTGTGTAGAGCCTAAATAGCTCAAATAGTTTTACATAAGATCGTTTTCTGCCTCCAAACCCCTAAATATGCTAACAGCCTCTGTGGAACAAGGTTCTTGTCATGAGAAGCGATAGGGCATCCTTGTGTGCCATTTTATGACCAAAGCAATTTAAGAGCATGAGACATCTCAATGTCTCTGTTTTAATAAATATACTTTAATTTCATTAATGCTGTATAAGTTAATATATCATTTATGTGAATAATAAATATAGTACATATTAACTATGTTTagatatttatataaaattatatatattaatattttaattaaaactgtgcatattatatatgtatatatatttgcatttcTCCTAGTGTTTGGGACAAAGTGTTGGGGCACTATGTATCATAATTTACaagaaatttacaaaattaaataataaatataaaattgagAACTccttttttttgattggtaaagttaggtataattttattaaatatggACAAAAATTACATAGAGGTATCATCTGTCTGCTTACATCATATACGGAAACAACAAAATTCGCAGTCTGCAACTGCCCTATCCATCCTAGCTACTATAACTGATATACAAAATTAACCCTAATCTGCTTCTAACTCCAAGCTGATATAAAAATTTACATTCGACTTGGTCTGTGACTAACAAAATTACACTATGCATATaacaaaaatttgaaaagaaagcAAAAAACGGTTTTACTGTTTAGCTCTGCAATATGCTACATTCTGAAAACGAAGCTATAGAGGGCTTCTTCTCCCTTCCATTGCACCTTGACTGGTTGACGCATTTGACTCTGGCCCTGCACCCCACTTCCTAATACATCTTGTTCTGGCAGGTCAACCTTGTTTTCTCTTTGCCGCCTCCTTGTGGCCTCTTCTCTTTGACTTCGACTCTTCTTCTCCTCTTGTAGCCCTTCCCTCCCTTTTTCGAAGATAATCCTTAATGGCACTCAAACCAATTTGGGAAGCTGCTTGACAGACTTCTTTGTCACCATTTGTACTCCAAATGAAGAATGGATATAGAGGAGGGATGAATTCCCCTACGTGAAGCCAGTCCCCACCTCAGGTCACAGAACCCTCTCCCAATCTGGCAATGGCGATAAGAGAACCCATACCCCAACACCACTCCTCCCTCACGCACTAGTTcatcaatgaatatgcctcattCGTGGTTCCCAACTCCAGACACCATGCCAAGAACAAAGAGGCAATGTCTGCATTGGTACAATATCTATATTCTGCCTTCAAAATCTCATTGCCCAGCACGATTCTCACTTTGTGGAGGAAATCAGAGGCTTCAAATTCGAAGACATGTTTGAGTTTTTCCTCGATGATCTTCCCCCAAGAGGCCACCATCTGTTTCAACGTTTGCAGGGAAAAGTTAGCCTGCATCTTCTCCGCTTCCTTCACACCCTACTTGCCTTCCAAATGTAATGATTAGAATGGGATAGATTGATCATCCTCAATGCAACTTAAGGCTTATGCTGCACACTTCCAATGTCTCGATCGGGACAACCATCAATGGGGGGCAATTAATTCTT
This window harbors:
- the LOC131052020 gene encoding ankyrin repeat domain-containing protein 2A, with the translated sequence MSSAEKSNASDSKKAKAQAPKSASSSGQGTATSEPEKGMPSNAFDFSAMSGLLNDPSIKELAEQIAKDPAFNKMAEQLQQSVHGAGQDSAPQLDTQQYFSTMQQVMQNPQFMNMAERLGSALMQDPSMSSMLESLANPTHKEQLEERMAHIRDDPALKPILEEIETGGPAAMMKYWNDPNVLTKLGQAMGVGIPGDIPASNEATSAEEIEEEYGYEEEDEPTVHHAASVGDVEGLKNVLSSGADKDGADSEGRTALHFACGYGEVKCAEVLLEAGATVDALDKNKNTALHYAAGYGRKECVELLLKNGAAVTLQNLDGKTPIDVAKLNDQKEVLKLLEKDAFL